Proteins encoded by one window of Amaranthus tricolor cultivar Red isolate AtriRed21 chromosome 4, ASM2621246v1, whole genome shotgun sequence:
- the LOC130810949 gene encoding uncharacterized protein LOC130810949: MADEEQGVILQYVLGQKIRNLPQNVEKIPIFILVQKNELKPSTPDTRAVPGSTCHLAIGCQKIAVYYPVVSTNQKIRVRWKKVKEAYEAARMERPHMIPRRTVNMLKCRWGRVAPACLKWFRSYDEALRRKKSGTRDEVVLKEAHLIHQRKHGNFNLIEQWIILGKKRTRTEEDSKTPTSEPQGGSSTRPEGVKKAKARMTGKMVADQSIQALSAFGEILRLNSEIMKEKTELQKQKEARKQKQIQMEEYQMNWNIDQTLSKKETLQPREADMMVQLGQYF, translated from the exons ATGGCGGATGAAGAACAGGGGGTGATTCTGCAGTACGTATTGGGCCAAAAAATAAGAAACTTACCTCAAAATGTAGAGAAAATACCGATCTTTATTTTAGTTCAAAAAAATGAACTAAAG CCTTCTACGCCTGACACGCGTGCTGTGCCTGGTTCTACGTGCCATCTTGCGATTGGCTGCCAAAAAATAGCCGTTTATT aTCCAGTTGTGAGCACCAACCAAAAAATAAGAGTGAGGTGGAAAAAAGTTAAGGAAGCTTATGAAGCAGCGAGGATGGAACGACCCCATATGATCCCACGAAGAACCGTCAATATGCTTAAATGTCGTTGGGGTAGAGTTGCTCCAGCAtgtttgaagtggtttagaAGTTATGACGAGGCTCTTAGGAGAAAGAAGAGTGGCACAAGAGACGAAGTTGTGCTTAAAGAAGCACATTTAATCCATCAAAGAAAACACGGTAACTTTAACTTGATTGAGCAATGGATAATTTTAGGAAA GAAAAGAACAAGGACGGAAGAAGATTCTAAAACACCAACAAGTGAACCTCAAGGAGGATCATCTACTCGCCCCGAGGGTGTGAAGAAAGCTAAGGCTCGCATGACTGGGAAAATGGTTGCAGATCAATCAATTCAAGCTTTGAGTGCATTTGGAGAGATTCTTCGacttaattcagaaataatgaaGGAGAAGACagaacttcaaaaacaaaaagaagcccgaaaacaaaaacaaattcaaatggAAGAATATCAAATGAATTGGAATATCGATCAAACATTAAGCAAAAAGGAAACTCTTCAGCCACGGGAAGCTGATATGATGGTTCAACTTGGACAATACTTTTAG